The stretch of DNA AAGATAAAACAAATGATACTGTTATAAAAAAAAGCGAGCCaatgacactgagacaaaagccctatttcttttgacgatattttcggccaaaaattagaatttcatggaaatgatGTCTCTGAAGAacccacgtacgctatcatactgaaatgtctccacacatttcataatgtcttcaaaatgtcttcacagcaAGTCAAATATCTtcaacatgtcttcaaacctggcatctctggtctaCACACGAACCACAAAGTACATagaataagaaggtagtctacttcttgctttgttcaagtagtggtaggcaaacagaaaaagcaaaaaatagtgAAAAACTATCGATCGaattcatataaattcaaacactttttactgtttaaaattaAAACACAAGAACTGTCTCAAAATATGTTATGAAATGATGAAACAGCAGTTTCAGCAGATTttaaaactgaaaaaagtaaaattatcgcacctgtactataaaaataatgcaaaacagatgaacaaatgtgtggagaggttatatcgaagcagtgtcgttctCGTTCCCGTTCCCGATCCAAGGAGCGGATTCATGGGATAGTTGAAAACttctccgattagtttatctcattcgaaattattctgtccagcatcgcgggacgtggtacttcaacattttgctgaagtaaacaaaaactgttcagtatgaaatcgataaaaatcacataaaaCCTTACTTGCAGTGAATAATCGGTTTACTATCATGTTTACCATCGGCTCAACTTGTGATTTTGTcactttttatgatttttagagcttttaaaatcgagaaatattaaaaaaaaaactttagaacttcaaacaaattgaggattttttattacTAACTTCGTTGTGTGTATAACACGTGCGTtctccgtgtgtatacacaggaaACATCCCtaaccttctattctacgtaaaGTAAATAAAGATCACGAACACCACCTCACGGTGAAaaccggggctctggcaaccctatctcaaccaatgcaaattgagcgtaggcagcataaaacagggctcgcgcttagggggctcacgtgttgtttaatgtttgaagtcatatatgttaatttCTGATTACGTAAATCAAGGAAACTATCTTTGgaaagcgatgtttggatacccatccggaagctttctttgccatttgcaattaaaatcactgccGGAGAATCacgcggagcacttcatttttaattttaggttatgatttttatgctcatgattttctatgctggctacagaaAGGCGGCCATCCTAGCAATCCCTTGGTGAAAAcgttgaaaatgaaatgaagtgtatataaCCTTGCGTACAGTTCATTTCGTTAATGGTGGAATTGACAAGTGGTTCGTAACTTACATTatatagaaaagacgtatgTGGAACAGCGGGACGATAGCGTTTAGATTTGTTTATTAACACTGGAGTCAAATGGaccattttaaactttttgtcaacattttcttgcaaattacattattacaacatcatttgcctgcactacttttcttaaaacatacatcgaattaATTTTTCAGCGTTTACTTCTCTCTTGTAATTTGTTTAATGAGAAATATGTAAATATAATCTATAAATATAATCTTTATAAATATGTAATATGTAATCTACCCTAgctaccgcaacgggtcattttaCTCGTGCAAACGTTCAGCTAttgttttatatattttgttgtatttgtgaatgaatagtgcATGATCAGAATCAactgtattgctgactatccaagcgagctaacagtaaccattccaagctacagtgctatttttcgtgtcaaaaattgtaatttcattattttgctaataattgttatcccaaaaagtcgaaatatacaggagtAAGATGGTATGTCACGTTCCTCAACAAAACTATAgaaatcgagtcattgttcactaactattcataaagggtcacttgacccgctgtggtaggaataggcaTACATGAAACTTaagtaggtttagtgttaaagcaATTTCGTTTGTTCAGGTCAATCCtgaagagcaactacgaagtgtacagtctacccaatcTCAAGCACTTTAACGCCAGTGATCGAAGTAACACCAATagctttcaataaaataaaaaattataggaggttgtgtccaagatacgaccgcattgttgacgtagaactacgctgttattttatataagtcgcttgtttataccttgggatattattctataatgctgtgaaattttagaaacaactgcttagtagactAATTTCTGaagtggttttttcattgtagaatctgttgacgataattgattgatgattcattcttgccttcgcaaaacaatacactagctgatcgtacgtcgcaatttatttcatgtcaatgcattgaaaatttacctcgaacgctattccggtggcctttttcgcaattgacatatacTCGGCTacaatcgattatatacatgttgcaccagcaccattattccacatcacataactacatcaatatatctttggcaccgcatggaaacaacaacaatgacaacacttgcaagtatcaaatattatgctacatgttatttagtattgcctcaaaggaatcgcacctctagccatcgttcgtataacgtaaaccaagcgccaaacaagcgttcgccatagcatgcatacagagccatacattggtggcttgaaactactaggaatataaacacttcttatcattttgcgctattctcaaaagaaacgcttccgttaatattactggcctcgaaaaagagttgcattactttctgaTGCTAGAGAGAAGCGGATCTGTCACCctaagtggaggaagttttgttactggcaagtgaaacctaatcacatacaaaattccagaacgacatttactttcttggtgactaaacaagcgaaataaactctttgtaataacaaccaacgcaccaacgaagcccttatgatgacggaaaacaaacaatgttaactgcttggaaaaagactgaattatgccacacagcttgtactctgctgtaacacccatcgatgtgaGTTCGCTGATAAGTTTGTCaaaagcgaccgccttcaccaccagcggggggagcttgattttggttgctgcctgggtaacggcgtttacattttcgaccgacgcgccgaaatcgcctacttccctgttgttcgatgcggtgtcacactcgcgaaggctcggttcagtgcgagcgctattcactgcaccaacatcgcgtgcatcattagatgacgcttggctcgaaattttattgcccctggcaatgcgttcgttttttgcagggctcgagcctgccttcctctttttCTTGGTCAAACACATTACGAGAAGCGTCTAATTTATTACATGGAAAGGAAAACACATGATACAAATAACGGgaaaaacaaactgaaaaaaccacacgacgatatccaagttgggttaccactggtggggtccaatcttagattgtagcgcagcgaaagcaaagtgaactggattgctcaacagtccgatgccgaatgaaagtttgcctcaccgagatccactgtttatactctaggcaagtattccccttaattcttctacttttcctttgttcacggagacattaaatcctacgatttcccctccgttggtcgtcgatacgTGCTCGTTATTGAAAGCTCTGTtggggaaagcacacaaatggagaagaaatgtatgggaaaatggaaacgttaaagtttttatgaattttaaccatttacaaaccaggggattctaatgtataacatattaaacaaatcttacggaatttccgattcgtttagtatgtaaatcgccaaaatccgttcacggtaaaaatagttattaacgttaactttatttcataaaaacgtgacctgttttctgatttggcacccttaatgaaagacgtagttctacgtcaaaaaattacagCTCGGTACGATATAtgttaataaaaagaaaatttaatattttgaaaGCATATAACATGAATAGCTTACAATTGTACACCAGTCTGTAATATTTTCTATCAGTGCATTGTGAAAGCCATATAAATAGCAGTGGGGTCGCCCTATCGAAAATTTATGCACAGCAAATAGCATCCATCGAACTGCAGAGAAGTATACGGAATTAGCAGCGCAATCCTAGCAAATTTGTAGTAATATGATGATGGCACAAGGTAGTATTGGAAAGACCCGTCGATTCTGCATCCCCGAAAGCCAGACTGCCTCAATCGTTTGGGGAAAGTGGATTATCATTAACCGAACAAGACTGGAAAGAAACTTTGGTGGGCTTCGATTTCGCAAATCGCGTGGAAAATCGTAATGTCTGAGAGAATGGCTGGATCGGTTGTGGGGTAGGGTAGAGTGAGGGCGAGGGAACTCCCgatatgaaaaatatacatgACTTCGTTTGACGCAAAATCATACGAGAGAAACATCAACGCGAACTGTCAGTCAGTCAGTGAACGATGCCTTCAGCATGAAGTAACAGGAGTTTGCTCGCGCGTTGCTACGAGTAGATTGCACTCACACAGGCGCACACAGATTGTACAAAAAACGGAGACGAGATTTTTTCCATCGAATTTGCTGAATTTTACATCATAAAATTCAGGGATAAAAGTAATACCAAAGTGGAGAAATTTATCGGGAAGTTGTTCCCGGGCACACGCCGGTGTATTTGAACCTAGCGAAGACCGGATTTTGTCGGTGCTCGGAGGAGAAAAGACGATTTATTTTTCGCTGCTGCTTACACACGGGTTTGAAGATGTTTGCCGTCGTCTGAACGGGGATCCTACATTTTGGTGGAACTGGCTATGCAAGGATTGTTCCCAGTTTGCGTACAACAAGACAGCGAGATCAGTTCCCTTTGAGGTAATATTTTAATCGGAATAATAATTCTCTCATgtaataaatattgaataatgtttttgttattttgcttTCGTTCGTCAATGAGTAATTTGACATTCTTGTCAAAGAGAAAAACTTTTTGAGGTTATTTTTCTGAGATGTTTATTTTTGCATCGCAGCATATTTCGGATATTATGTTtatcgtttaattttgttttgcatTAATGTCTCactaaatatttattaattcatCGATTATATAAATGCATTTGTTGAATCTAAACTGAAGTAAATTTAATTACTGCTTCCTTtagaaattttgttttctattatATATTTTCCTAATAACTTATGCGTGCGACAATTAAATTCCTGTTCCATATATTCAGTCTTAATTTCTCCTGTTGAGCTGTATCCTAGGTTGTTCGTTGAATTAATGTTCTAATATATCAGCTGATTCATTGCAATATGCTCTATTTCACGGGTAGCGATGAACGGAACAACTGATGGCAAATCCTCCAGCTCATCTTCGTCGTCGTCATCCGGTGGCGGTAGCATTGGCGGCGGCGCAACAATAACTAATCAACAGAAAGCACCCCGAAATTACAAACTGATAGCAGACCCGTTCCTACATAAAGGAGTTCCAAAAATCTACCGCTACGATGGGATCGTCCCCGGTGATCCAACCTATCCTCCGGTAATACCTAGGGATCCGCGGAATCCACTGGCCAGGATTAGGGCACGTTCGGAAGTATGTGATCTAACTGTTCCGAGGTATGGCTATAATTTATTGTTTCCAGCATTTAGTGTAATGTTTCTTCTCAATCGCTGTTTAGATTCAAAATCGATCAGAACTACATTGGTGAACCTCCGGCTATAGAAATTACTATCACTAACTTGAATGACAACATCGATAAGCCTTTTTTGGCGGACATGCTCGCGAAGTGTGGCACCTATACCGAATTGTACATCTATTACCACCCAGTGACGAACAAACATCTGGGCCTGGCACGGATCGTATTCGAGAATGTCCGCTCAGCGCGACTTTGCGTGGAAAAGCTTAATGGAACCTCAGTAATGGGTAAAGTACTCAACGTCTTCAAAGATTCGTTCGGCGAAGAATGTAAGCGAATATTAGAGGATAGAACGTCGGAAAAACCTAAACGAAATGCCGTACAACCACCACAACCGCCGTCACATGCACACGATGCGATGCCACCACTTCCAGCAGTTGCCACAAGTCAGTTGGGTCCTGCAAAACCATCACATATGTCCTCCGCTAGCCACTACGGGCGTGGTGGTGGTGTTACCGAATTATTAAATGACGAAGACAATTGGGATAGTGACGACGTGGTTAAAGTTGCAAAACCATCATCGATTAAAAATGTACCGGAAAACGACTCATGGGATGCGGACGATTACTCGGGAAGTGCTGGGAACAGCCAGGACTCCAGCTTCTACAACAAAGAAAAATATTCATCGGCGAGGAAAAGTGTAAGCCATTATGACGAGAAGGACGACGACGGGAGAAACAAGGATAAATACTACGACCGAGATCGAGAAAAAGACCGTAAGCACCACCATCATCACAAAAGTGGCAAACGTGAGCGGGATCGGGATCGAGACAGGGACAGCAGGGACTGGGAGCGTGGTAGAGAAAGGGATCGAGAACAGAAATGGGATAGAGGCGAGCGTGAACGAGATCGAGAGAGAGATCGTGATCGCGAGAAGGAAcgtgatcgtgacagagaaagaGATCGAGATAGACACTGGGATCGAGATCATGAACGGTTCGGGCGGGATCGTGATAACCGGCGGAAAAGCAAATCCGGAGGTTATTGGCATGTTGAGTCTGGCAGCTATTCTACTGAGGCAAATTATTCTGGAAGCAATCGGTTCTCACAGTACGAATACTATGGATACTCATCGTCTGATTATGGTCATTATGGTTATCCACCTCCGCCACCTTCAGCATCCGTGGGAAACTATGCGGCCACCGAAACCGCAACCACATCGTGGGCACCACCGCCGCCTCCTGATGAAAAGCCAAAAGCACCTCCTCCGCCTCCCACCGCCAGTAAGCCCAAGTCCGTTTTAGACGATTCAGAAATGTGGGATGATGACGCTGATGGAATGGTACAACCAAAGCCACCAATGACGCCTCCTGTTCTTCCTGAGCCAAAGAGTGATCTCAACGTCGAGGATGAGAATAGCGGCTCCGCTTTAGATTTAGACACTAGAATAGCGCTTATGTTCAAGGATAAAACGTTTGGCGCCGCTCCTTTCCTGCAATTGAGTGATGGCGAAGAGGAAGAAAAGAAAGAAGCAACTACCAACTCAGTGAACCAAGCTCAAGACGTGCCAATCAAGGAGGAAATCAAAGAAGAGTCGTCTGCTAGCTCTCCACTTCCGGAAGTTCAACTTAAAAATGAAtccaaaatagaacccccaaaGGAGGAAGGAGCAAGTGACATATCGTCTAGTGACGATGAAATTCTCGCTAAAGAAAGTTCACCTGTGAACAAACCCTACATGGAAGATATTATCAAACGCGATAACGATCAAATGTCGCTATCAAGTCTATCCTCGAATGATGATAAGAACGATGATCTCAAGCCACCCCCACTTCCGGCAGATCCTGCCCCTGAAGCTCCGCCTCCTCCCGAACCAACTGATCAGGTTGCTTATGTTTATCCACCCGGTATTGGACCCGTCATGGGATATCCCCCGGCACCCCCCGGTACTGACCCTTCATACTATTATTCACAAACATACTCCCAAAGTTCGTATCAACAGTATCAATCGGGCTACTATCAAAACAGTTATGTGCATCAGTATGTTCCAGGTTTTACCGGAGCGTATCCGTACCAGTTCCCAGCATCTTCCCAGCCGTATTACTCTCCGAACAAGAAAGATCCCTACGGCAGCGAAGATCGACACCGGTCGACATATACGGGAAGCTCGGGAAGAGATCGCGGCCGGCAGCATCTCCAAAAAAACAATCGCTACGACGATGCCATAACAGCTGTCATCGAACGTGTAACGGCTGAATTGAAGCAAATTCTGAAGAAAGATTTCAACAAGAAAATGATAGAAAACACCGCCTACAAGAATTACGAAGCGTGGTGGGACGAGGAAGAGTTGAAAAGCAAGGGCAAGGATAAGAGTGTTCTGAGCGATATCACCCCTCTAGTTGGTAAGAAAGTGATTGACAAGGCACCGGATATCAACCAGCTGCTCAATCAAACGTACGATAATCTGGACAGTAACAGCAGCTACATGGGGCTTGGACTACGAGCCACCATTCCCAAGATGCCTAGCTTTCGGAGAATACGGAAGGAACCGAGCCCTGTTCCACAGGACGAAGATTCGAGGCGGAGCGATCAAGAGGACATGGTACACGGATCTGACTCGGAGAAAGAACAAGACTGTCAGAATACAACGCCGACAAAGTCTAAAGCACCCTCAAATTTGGTGTCTCCAGGGAGCGCTACTATCTCGAGGATACCCTCCTCTTCCGCTATTCAACGCACAGAGAAACGAAAACCCAGTGTGTCGTCGTTCTTCACGTCGTCCAGTGAAGAGGAGAGTGCCAGTGCCAGTGAGTCAGAGGAAAGCACAGATTCTGGTTCGATTTCTAACGCGGAAATTCCATTCAACAACAACCGGAAGCAACCACAACAATCTTCCTCTCGTGAAAAGCGCGAGAAACGCATCTATTCCGACTCGGACAGTGAAGATGAGTTGCTGGAACAGTCGGGAAACAAATTCTCGCTACCATCCAGCAGTGTTGGCTCTCGTAGCAAGGCGAAGATATACTCCGATTCGGATTCAGATGAACCATCCAAACCTCCCCGCAAAGAAATTTTACCTTCCGTTTCGACCGAGAAAGTTCGCAGCAAAAGTCCGGACAGCCCATCGATTCTGCCGCATAGTAGCGGCACAAGTGAAGAAAAACCAACTCCACCTGCTGCGTTACCGGAGAAAGTTTCGATGCTTCCGCTGGACGAACTACACGAAGATCTATCGCCGGACGTTGATGAGAGCTCTCCTCCCGAGGAGCCTCCGAGAACACCTGGCCGAGAATCTCCGAAAAAATCCCGCTACGATCTTGACCGAATCTACAGTGACTCGGAGGAGGAGCGTGAGTATCAGGAAAAACGAAGAAGGAAGGCCGAATATCTGGAGCAAATCGAACGAGAATTCCAGGAAGAGCAAGCGAGATTAGCTCTTGAAAGCGAACAACTAAAGGCTGCGGCCGAATCGGCTCCTCCGGTTCCGAAATCGCCCGTTAAAGGAGCGAGAAACAACAAGAAGAATTCTTCGGTATCAATACTGGATAAGGCTCCAAGTCCGGGCGATCCCGTCACTCCAATAACCACCCAACCACCTCCAACACCTGGTGCAGGGCTTCTCGATACCTGCAAAGATCCTATGGCTGCCTCCATGCCTACGAGTAGTgcagcaccagcagcagcagctgggaaaaagaaaaaagcGGAAAAAGTCACTAAACCGAAAGCGAAAGGAGGCCGAAAAGCAAAAGATACCAACGGAGTATCTCATAGTGTGCTTTCTGTACCAGAAGTATCTCCTATTCCAGTGCAACAGCCCCCAGCACCCGCACCTGTAATTACACCATCAGTAGCAAATCTTCCTCCGCCTTTTGAACCACTTGGTACTGCTCCACGGACCACTTCGACGGCAGACGATTTCTTCTCTGCCGACGAGGAGGCGAGACGAGCCGCGAAAGCGTCTCCCACCTCTTCGGATGGTGGTTCGAGTCAGATTAGTCAGGTGGCACTTGATCACTGCTATTCATTACCACCCTCAGCGTCGCCTTCATCCTCATCGCCACATCCCCAGTCAGATTACTCAGCGCCGGTCGCTAAATCTGCGAACAAATATGCACCCTCGTCCGATGTGCTTGCGCACGACCATGGCTACA from Toxorhynchites rutilus septentrionalis strain SRP chromosome 3, ASM2978413v1, whole genome shotgun sequence encodes:
- the LOC129776453 gene encoding histone-lysine N-methyltransferase SETD1; amino-acid sequence: MNGTTDGKSSSSSSSSSSGGGSIGGGATITNQQKAPRNYKLIADPFLHKGVPKIYRYDGIVPGDPTYPPVIPRDPRNPLARIRARSEVCDLTVPRFKIDQNYIGEPPAIEITITNLNDNIDKPFLADMLAKCGTYTELYIYYHPVTNKHLGLARIVFENVRSARLCVEKLNGTSVMGKVLNVFKDSFGEECKRILEDRTSEKPKRNAVQPPQPPSHAHDAMPPLPAVATSQLGPAKPSHMSSASHYGRGGGVTELLNDEDNWDSDDVVKVAKPSSIKNVPENDSWDADDYSGSAGNSQDSSFYNKEKYSSARKSVSHYDEKDDDGRNKDKYYDRDREKDRKHHHHHKSGKRERDRDRDRDSRDWERGRERDREQKWDRGERERDRERDRDREKERDRDRERDRDRHWDRDHERFGRDRDNRRKSKSGGYWHVESGSYSTEANYSGSNRFSQYEYYGYSSSDYGHYGYPPPPPSASVGNYAATETATTSWAPPPPPDEKPKAPPPPPTASKPKSVLDDSEMWDDDADGMVQPKPPMTPPVLPEPKSDLNVEDENSGSALDLDTRIALMFKDKTFGAAPFLQLSDGEEEEKKEATTNSVNQAQDVPIKEEIKEESSASSPLPEVQLKNESKIEPPKEEGASDISSSDDEILAKESSPVNKPYMEDIIKRDNDQMSLSSLSSNDDKNDDLKPPPLPADPAPEAPPPPEPTDQVAYVYPPGIGPVMGYPPAPPGTDPSYYYSQTYSQSSYQQYQSGYYQNSYVHQYVPGFTGAYPYQFPASSQPYYSPNKKDPYGSEDRHRSTYTGSSGRDRGRQHLQKNNRYDDAITAVIERVTAELKQILKKDFNKKMIENTAYKNYEAWWDEEELKSKGKDKSVLSDITPLVGKKVIDKAPDINQLLNQTYDNLDSNSSYMGLGLRATIPKMPSFRRIRKEPSPVPQDEDSRRSDQEDMVHGSDSEKEQDCQNTTPTKSKAPSNLVSPGSATISRIPSSSAIQRTEKRKPSVSSFFTSSSEEESASASESEESTDSGSISNAEIPFNNNRKQPQQSSSREKREKRIYSDSDSEDELLEQSGNKFSLPSSSVGSRSKAKIYSDSDSDEPSKPPRKEILPSVSTEKVRSKSPDSPSILPHSSGTSEEKPTPPAALPEKVSMLPLDELHEDLSPDVDESSPPEEPPRTPGRESPKKSRYDLDRIYSDSEEEREYQEKRRRKAEYLEQIEREFQEEQARLALESEQLKAAAESAPPVPKSPVKGARNNKKNSSVSILDKAPSPGDPVTPITTQPPPTPGAGLLDTCKDPMAASMPTSSAAPAAAAGKKKKAEKVTKPKAKGGRKAKDTNGVSHSVLSVPEVSPIPVQQPPAPAPVITPSVANLPPPFEPLGTAPRTTSTADDFFSADEEARRAAKASPTSSDGGSSQISQVALDHCYSLPPSASPSSSSPHPQSDYSAPVAKSANKYAPSSDVLAHDHGYTNNDNAGVLPGTPGQAVAAISVEHVQHVTPDAAAELKAIVPGSATAAPSSRPVGRPKKETNAAKAKHKKRTEKQEKIAIAQRGYASAAGAQALAPYNQSTQFVPVAKYREREIRSEMGVLYDFLTRGIDAEDVHYIRQSYALLLSDDANNYWLNATHWVDHCTTERSYIPPPAKKRKKDKESVSDIKQHSTGSARTQGFYKIDPREKAKYKYHHLKGTAAANHLNKIETAKAVAKMQGLSREARSNQRRLLTAFGASTESELLKFNQLKFRKKQLKFAKSAIHDWGLFAMEPIAADEMVIEYVGQMVRPSVADLRETKYEAIGIGSSYLFRIDMETIIDATKCGNLARFINHSCNPNCYAKVITIESEKKIVIYSKQPIGVNEEITYDYKFPLEDEKIPCLCGATGCRGTLN